The following proteins come from a genomic window of Gossypium raimondii isolate GPD5lz chromosome 5, ASM2569854v1, whole genome shotgun sequence:
- the LOC105770123 gene encoding cytochrome P450 81Q32, with translation MFLQILLFVALYSITVHLYHKFQNHPPTPFPSLPFIGHFYLLLKKPLHRSLAKISTKHGSVLLLHFGSRPVAVISSASAAEECFTKNDIIFANRPLLLYGKHLGYNYTSLIWDSYGHNWRNLRRISSVQLLSGHCLQLLYATRLDEVRLLLRKLFKDHDRTVDLKSRLFELMLNLMLRMIAGKRYYGDGVAVVEEGTRFREIMRESFLLAGATNMGDFLPVMKWFEKTEKRMINLFKRREAFTQELIDECRHNMKNGKKSSLSTDEKKNMIEVMLSLQEQEPENYKDETIRSLMIVLLLAGTDTSSGTLEWAMTFLLNHPQVLNKARTEIDTVVGQNRLIEESDLPNLPYLHCIINETFRMKPTGPLLVPHESSKECLVGGYRIPRGTMLLVNAWAIQNDPNNWEEPNVFKPERFEGLDPSNIAFRLMPFGNGRRRCPGEGLAMRMVGLTLGSLIQCFEWERKGEEMVDMSEGPGLTMPKAQPLQAKCRPRQPFVPLLSQI, from the exons ATGTTTCTGCAAATCCTCCTCTTTGTAGCTCTTTATTCCATCACTGTCCACTTATACCACAAGTTCCAAAACCATCCTCCCACCCCTTTTCCCTCTTTACCATTCATTGGCCACTTCTATTTACTTCTCAAGAAGCCTCTCCACCGTTCCCTCGCCAAGATCTCCACCAAGCATGGCAGTGTCCTTCTCCTCCATTTTGGGTCACGCCCCGTTGCGGTTATCTCATCGGCATCGGCTGCTGAGGAATGCTTTACCAAAAACGACATCATCTTTGCCAATCGCCCTTTACTTTTATACGGGAAGCATCTAGGTTATAATTACACTAGCCTTATCTGGGATTCCTACGGCCATAACTGGCGGAACTTGAGGCGTATATCGTCGGTTCAACTTCTTTCGGGGCACTGTCTCCAATTGCTTTACGCCACACGCCTCGATGAAGTCCGTTTGCTCTTACGGAAGCTGTTCAAGGATCATGATCGAACGGTGGACTTGAAATCCAGACTTTTCGAGCTGATGCTGAACTTGATGTTGCGGATGATAGCCGGGAAAAGATATTACGGCGACGGTGTGGCTGTCGTCGAGGAAGGCACCCGGTTTCGTGAAATAATGAGGGAATCCTTTCTTTTGGCCGGCGCAACGAACATGGGTGATTTCCTGCCGGTGATGAAGTGGTTCGAGAAAACTGAGAAAAGGATGATCAACTTGTTCAAAAGAAGAGAGGCATTTACACAAGAATTGATTGATGAATGTCGACATAATATGAAAAATGGGAAGAAAAGTAGTTTATCCACAGACGAAAAAAAGAACATGATTGAAGTCATGTTGTCTTTGCAAGAACAAGAGCCTGAAAATTACAAGGATGAAACTATTAGAAGTCTCATGATA GTTTTACTTTTGGCTGGAACTGATACATCATCAGGGACATTAGAGTGGGCAATGACTTTTCTTTTGAACCATCCCCAAGTCTTGAACAAGGCCCGAACTGAAATTGATACAGTGGTCGGACAAAATCGGTTGATCGAAGAATCAGATTTGCCCAATCTTCCTTATCTTCATTGCATAATTAACGAGACTTTCCGAATGAAGCCCACCGGTCCATTGTTAGTACCTCACGAGTCATCAAAAGAGTGTTTGGTGGGAGGGTACCGTATACCGCGTGGAACCATGTTGTTGGTGAACGCATGGGCTATACAAAACGATCCCAACAATTGGGAGGAACCTAATGTGTTCAAGCCAGAGAGATTCGAGGGTTTGGATCCGTCGAACATCGCGTTTAGGTTAATGCCGTTCGGGAACGGGAGGCGGCGGTGTCCCGGAGAAGGGTTAGCCATGCGGATGGTTGGATTAACTTTGGGGTCACTGATTCAATGCTTTGAGTGGGAGAGAAAAGGTGAAGAGATGGTGGATATGAGCGAAGGGCCAGGGCTTACCATGCCCAAGGCTCAACCTTTGCAGGCTAAGTGTCGACCACGCCAACCCTTCGTTCCCTTGCTTTCCCAAATATAA
- the LOC105771277 gene encoding peamaclein: MKLVFVTFLLVSLILSSSLFEVSMAGFCNSKCKIRCSKAGIRARCLKYCGICCAKCKCVPSGTYGNKHECPCYRDLKNSKGKPKCP, encoded by the exons ATGAAGCTTGTCTTCGTGACATTCCTGCTTGTTTCTCTTATTCTAAGCTCCTCTCTCTTCGAGGTGTCAATGGCAG GTTTCTGCAATTCCAAGTGTAAGATAAGGTGCTCAAAGGCAGGGATTAGAGCTAGATGCTTGAAATACTGTGGAATTTGCTGTGCGAAATGCAAATGTGTTCCATCAGGGACATACGGGAACAAGCATGAATGCCCTTGTTACAGGGACCTGAAGAACTCCAAGGGCAAGCCCAAGTGCCCTTAG
- the LOC105770115 gene encoding F-box protein GID2 produces the protein MKRISPDSPSPQPNLKRVKEDPETGGFMNLDENLLYEVLKHVDARTLAMASCVSKLWLKTARDERLWELICTRHWANIGCGTQQLRSVVLPLGGFRRLHSRYLWPLSKPQAASPLPWAPPKIINSKPPARWGKDEVHLCLSLLSIQYYEKMHFTSRRR, from the coding sequence ATGAAACGAATTTCCCCAGATTCTCCCTCCCCCCAACCCAATTTGAAGAGAGTAAAGGAAGACCCCGAAACTGGGGGGTTCATGAATTTGGATGAAAACCTTTTGTACGAGGTTCTGAAACACGTTGATGCCAGGACCTTAGCAATGGCCTCCTGCGTTAGTAAGCTGTGGCTCAAAACTGCCAGAGACGAGCGTCTTTGGGAGTTGATCTGTACCAGGCACTGGGCTAACATCGGTTGCGGAACCCAACAGCTTAGATCCGTTGTTTTACCTCTCGGTGGTTTCCGCCGTCTCCACTCCCGTTACCTTTGGCCGCTTTCCAAACCCCAAGCTGCTTCACCTTTGCCTTGGGCTCCGCCCAAGATTATAAACTCCAAGCCGCCGGCTCGGTGGGGAAAAGATGAGGTTCACCTTTGTTTGTCTCTTCTCTCTATACAGTATTATGAGAAGATGCATTTCACAAGCAGGCGCAGATAA
- the LOC105770116 gene encoding MFP1 attachment factor 1 produces MEGPDSTAATKSHQVGDTSAKLNNLTHRIWPPTQRTRDAVINRLIETLSSSQSLISKRYGTIPKEEASAAAVSIEQEAFSLAGASFSGEDDNGMEILQVYSKEMSKRMLDTVKARAASTTSTAAPSDSAQVDSNNAVSAGGEEFISSSTKAEA; encoded by the coding sequence ATGGAGGGTCCTGATTCCACCGCTGCGACGAAGAGCCATCAAGTAGGCGACACCTCCGCCAAGCTCAACAATCTCACCCATCGAATTTGGCCCCCCACCCAACGGACCCGGGATGCCGTCATCAACCGTCTCATCGAGACGCTGTCCTCCTCACAATCCCTCATATCCAAACGCTACGGAACTATCCCCAAAGAGGAAGCCTCCGCCGCTGCCGTGTCGATCGAACAGGAGGCTTTCTCGCTCGCCGGGGCATCGTTCTCCGGCGAAGATGACAACGGCATGGAGATCCTCCAGGTGTATTCCAAGGAGATGAGCAAACGTATGCTGGACACTGTCAAAGCTCGAGCTGCTTCCACTACGTCGACCGCCGCTCCATCAGATTCGGCTCAAGTAGACTCGAATAACGCAGTAAGTGCGGGCGGTGAAGAGTTCATATCTTCGTCCACTAAGGCCGAGGCTTGA
- the LOC105770110 gene encoding putative receptor protein kinase ZmPK1, translated as MNFTGQEIFMATKCFKSMLIILFLLLGLTSSAVPYLSKGSSLSVENPGDVLKSGNGVFSAGFYPVGQNAHCFSIWFTKPCHDGSHTLVWMANRDVPVNGKRSKLSILETNEIIITDAESVIWTSNKSVIDASWSQLNLLDSGNLVLQTRDNLTLWQSFDSPTDTLLPGQPLNQYKRLVSARSRANHSSGKYRLLFDDDNVLRLVLNGSDTSSIYWPDSTILDYHQGRTRYNYSRTAVLDSSGHFTSSDKMEFRSSDFGIGPWRRLTLDFDGNLRLYSLEEQGVWFVTWQAMSNSCRIHGACGPNSICSYDPRWGPKCGCPPGFKMKNHADWNDGCEPEFELLCNDDVNFVQLRHVNFFGYHYDNLRNYTFQECLRVCLDSCCKAFQYRYFPEDGAYRCYSKWELRNGHRYNSYSGTLYLKLPKSFPYNNKPVQEFKLNCSNKQTRQLDRLYLKKTGYETLNILIWCASIIGLLELMCVFLVFVFLYRTGESPDASTMTSGYLVAATGFKRFTYGELKKATRGFHEEIGRGGSGVVYKGVLPDQRIAAIKRLNIEAHQGEDEFLAEVSTIGRLNHMSLIEMWGYCAEGKHRLLVYEYMENGSLANNLMSNSLDWKKRLDIAVGIAKGLAYLHEECLEWVLHCDVKPHNILLDSTYHPKVSDFGLSKLLNQDSPKGSGFSKIRGTRGYVAPEWVYNLPITAKVDIYSYGIVLLEMMTGKNPSVGVPVVGTSGEKWHQRLETWVKGKKMGASATTCWVEEVLDPAMGYDYDRNELESLLEVAIKCTEADRHGRPSMSQVVQMLVRGRN; from the coding sequence ATGAATTTTACAGGCCAAGAAATATTCATGGCCACCAAGTGTTTTAAATCCATGCTTATCATATTGTTCCTGCTCCTCGGGTTAACATCGTCAGCTGTTCCATATCTAAGCAAAGGTTCGTCTCTGTCTGTGGAGAATCCAGGTGATGTTTTGAAATCGGGTAACGGCGTGTTCTCCGCTGGCTTTTACCCCGTCGGCCAAAACGCTCATTGCTTCTCCATCTGGTTCACCAAGCCTTGCCATGACGGCAGTCACACTCTAGTTTGGATGGCAAACCGGGATGTGCCTGTTAATGGAAAGCGATCAAAGCTGTCCATACTCGAAACCAATGAAATCATCATAACCGATGCCGAATCCGTAATCTGGACGAGCAATAAGTCAGTTATAGATGCCTCTTGGTCGCAGTTGAATCTCCTTGATTCAGGTAATCTCGTTCTCCAAACTCGAGACAATCTTACTCTTTGGCAAAGCTTTGATTCACCAACTGATACGCTTCTCCCTGGACAACCCCTCAATCAATACAAAAGGCTAGTATCAGCACGAAGCCGAGCTAACCATTCTTCAGGAAAATACAGGTTGTTGTTTGACGATGATAATGTTCTTCGTCTTGTCTTGAATGGTTCCGACACATCCAGCATCTACTGGCCGGATTCAACCATCTTGGACTACCACCAAGGCAGAACTAGATACAATTATAGCAGAACCGCAGTGTTGGATTCTTCAGGCCATTTTACATCTTCTGACAAAATGGAGTTCAGATCAAGTGATTTTGGTATTGGACCTTGGAGAAGATTAACCCTTGATTTTGATGGTAACCTTAGATTATACAGTCTCGAAGAACAGGGGGTTTGGTTTGTGACATGGCAAGCTATGTCTAACTCCTGTAGGATTCATGGAGCCTGTGGACCAAATAGTATATGTAGCTATGATCCACGTTGGGGTCCCAAGTGTGGTTGTCCCCCAGGGTTCAAGATGAAAAACCATGCGGATTGGAACGATGGGTGCGAACCAGAATTTGAGCTTTTATGTAATGATGATGTCAACTTTGTTCAACTTCGTCATGTTAACTTTTTTGGCTACCATTACGACAACCTCCGGAATTACACCTTCCAGGAGTGCCTCAGAGTTTGCTTGGATTCATGTTGTAAAGCTTTTCAATATAGATATTTCCCAGAAGATGGTGCCTATCGCTGTTACTCAAAATGGGAATTGCGCAATGGTCATCGTTACAATAGCTACAGTGGAACCCTTTACTTGAAACTCCCCAAATCATTCCCTTACAACAACAAACCTGTTCaggaatttaaattaaattgctccaaCAAGCAGACAAGACAATTAGACAGACTTTATCTTAAGAAAACAGGATATGaaacattgaatattttgatttggtgcGCTTCTATAATTGGATTGCTTGAGTTGATGTGCGTCTTTCTGGTGTTCGTTTTCTTGTACAGAACTGGGGAAAGTCCCGATGCATCGACGATGACATCAGGGTACCTTGTGGCTGCAACTGGGTTCAAAAGATTCACATACGGTGAGTTGAAAAAGGCAACACGCGGTTTTCATGAAGAGATTGGACGGGGAGGAAGTGGGGTGGTTTACAAGGGAGTTTTACCGGATCAACGAATTGCAGCCATTAAACGACTTAATATTGAAGCGCATCAAGGAGAGGATGAATTCCTCGCAGAAGTAAGCACAATCGGCAGACTTAATCACATGAGCTTGATTGAGATGTGGGGATACTGTGCAGAGGGGAAGCATAGGCTTTTAGTGTATGAATACATGGAAAATGGATCGTTAGCAAATAACCTCATGTCTAATTCGCTTGATTGGAAGAAAAGGTTGGATATTGCGGTGGGCATCGCCAAAGGCCTGGCTTATTTGCATGAAGAGTGCTTGGAATGGGTTTTGCACTGTGATGTAAAGCCTCACAACATACTCTTGGATTCCACCTATCATCCTAAAGTGTCAGATTTTGGATTATCCAAACTACTGAATCAAGACAGTCCTAAAGGTTCTGGCTTCTCCAAGATTAGAGGAACAAGAGGTTACGTGGCGCCTGAGTGGGTTTACAATCTTCCCATCACTGCCAAAGTCGACATCTATAGCTATGGGATCGTGTTGTTGGAAATGATGACAGGGAAGAACCCAAGTGTAGGTGTCCCTGTTGTTGGAACCAGTGGAGAGAAATGGCACCAAAGGTTAGAAACTTGGGTGAAAGGGAAGAAGATGGGTGCTTCTGCAACAACATGTTGGGTTGAAGAGGTACTGGACCCTGCCATGGGCTACGATTATGACAGAAATGAACTGGAAAGTCTACTGGAGGTGGCAATCAAATGTACAGAAGCCGATAGACATGGAAGACCATCAATGAGCCAAGTAGTTCAAATGCTTGTGAGGGGACGAAATTGA